Proteins encoded within one genomic window of Thermococcus celer Vu 13 = JCM 8558:
- a CDS encoding regulator, with protein MWGKIEHYFDEYPVRKQIAKTLLRYGLKVSEDMKIKAGDIEVPYTKIAKAIDVDRRVVKETVGMILKIPELKEIYTNLEPTVHMKHVGRHVGYGVIEIEPEPRAIGILAKIAQKIAEKGINIVQVVAEDPELYPEATLTIITEKPIPGDLINELSKLEGVKRISIY; from the coding sequence ATGTGGGGGAAGATAGAGCACTACTTCGATGAATACCCCGTCAGGAAGCAGATAGCCAAGACACTCCTCAGGTACGGTCTCAAGGTCTCGGAGGATATGAAGATCAAGGCCGGGGACATAGAGGTCCCGTACACAAAGATCGCGAAGGCCATCGACGTTGACAGACGCGTTGTGAAGGAGACCGTGGGGATGATACTCAAGATACCCGAGCTGAAGGAGATATACACCAACCTCGAGCCGACGGTCCACATGAAGCACGTTGGCAGACACGTTGGATACGGCGTCATCGAGATAGAACCGGAACCGAGGGCCATAGGAATACTCGCGAAGATAGCCCAGAAGATAGCCGAGAAGGGCATCAACATAGTCCAGGTCGTCGCAGAGGATCCCGAACTGTACCCCGAGGCAACGCTCACGATAATCACGGAGAAGCCCATCCCGGGGGACCTCATCAACGAACTCTCCAAACTCGAGGGCGTCAAGAGGATATCCATCTACTGA
- a CDS encoding arginine--tRNA ligase yields the protein MGYARVKERIRLILQETLKEMLDEAGKEWDGEVTLDDTPSIELGDFGTAVSFQLARVFRRAPKLIAEELVERLRGKLPDEVAEVKAVNGYVNFYLDYETFGKGLVREILEGGEAYGEGNVGAGKKVVVEHTSVNPTKPLHMGHARNAVLGDTTARIMRKLGYTVEVQNYIDDLGVQFAQVLWGYLALRDEFERLEAELRERGLKEDFIDHVMGLLYVEVNERMAQNPEIEGEVRELMKKLEEGNNEIAEIGRKLAERVVRAQMATTRRMGVSYDLLSWESDIVRSGIFEEAYELIENNGNFFWVTEGKYKGAFVMDLRKLFPDMKNPFLVLRRSDGTATYTGKDIAYHLWKFGKVSADMLYRPWDDETWTTAPDGEEMPGRFGRADIVVNVIGAEQRHPQMAVKYALQLLGFEDSAENFHHLSYEHVVRPEGKFSGRKGTWVGFTVDEVLNEAVQRARELVEEKNPSLTDEEKDEIAEAVGVGAVRFNLLKYSPDKVITFRWEDVLNFEGESAPYIQYAHARCASILRKAAEQGIDTSWDVLLERADFSRLTDREKELIKLLAKFPEVVESAGRDIKPHLIPWYANELASLFNRFYMDHPVLKAGSGVVEERLLLVLAVKVVLRNALELLGVEAPERM from the coding sequence ATGGGATACGCCCGGGTTAAGGAGAGGATCAGGCTCATCCTTCAGGAAACCCTAAAGGAAATGCTGGACGAGGCAGGAAAGGAGTGGGACGGCGAGGTAACCCTCGACGACACCCCGAGCATCGAGCTCGGAGACTTTGGAACTGCCGTTTCATTCCAGCTCGCGAGGGTTTTCAGGAGGGCACCGAAGCTCATCGCCGAGGAGCTGGTCGAGAGGTTAAGGGGGAAGTTGCCGGACGAGGTGGCCGAGGTTAAGGCCGTGAACGGTTACGTGAACTTCTACCTGGACTACGAGACCTTTGGGAAGGGACTCGTCCGCGAGATACTCGAGGGGGGAGAGGCCTACGGTGAGGGGAACGTCGGGGCCGGAAAGAAAGTGGTGGTGGAACACACGTCCGTGAACCCGACCAAGCCCCTCCACATGGGCCACGCGAGGAACGCGGTTCTGGGCGATACCACCGCCAGGATAATGCGAAAGCTCGGCTACACTGTGGAGGTCCAGAACTACATCGACGACCTCGGCGTCCAGTTCGCCCAGGTTCTCTGGGGCTACCTGGCCCTGAGGGACGAGTTCGAGAGGCTCGAAGCGGAGCTCAGGGAGAGGGGCCTGAAGGAGGACTTCATAGACCACGTGATGGGTCTGCTGTACGTCGAGGTCAACGAACGCATGGCCCAGAACCCCGAGATTGAAGGGGAGGTTCGCGAGCTGATGAAGAAGCTGGAGGAAGGAAATAACGAGATCGCCGAAATCGGCAGGAAGCTCGCGGAACGCGTCGTCAGGGCCCAGATGGCGACCACCCGTCGCATGGGCGTGAGCTACGACCTGCTGAGCTGGGAGAGCGACATAGTGAGGAGCGGGATCTTCGAGGAGGCCTACGAACTCATCGAGAACAACGGGAACTTCTTCTGGGTCACGGAGGGCAAGTACAAAGGGGCCTTCGTGATGGACCTCAGGAAACTCTTCCCCGACATGAAGAACCCGTTCCTCGTCCTGAGGAGGAGCGACGGAACCGCGACCTACACAGGCAAGGACATAGCCTACCACCTCTGGAAGTTCGGAAAGGTGAGCGCCGACATGCTCTACAGGCCCTGGGACGACGAGACCTGGACAACCGCTCCGGATGGGGAGGAGATGCCCGGAAGGTTCGGGCGCGCGGACATCGTTGTCAACGTCATCGGCGCCGAGCAGAGGCACCCGCAGATGGCCGTGAAGTACGCCCTGCAACTCCTCGGTTTCGAAGACTCCGCCGAGAACTTCCATCACCTATCGTATGAGCACGTCGTCCGGCCCGAGGGCAAGTTCTCCGGCAGGAAGGGGACCTGGGTCGGCTTCACCGTCGACGAGGTCCTCAACGAGGCCGTCCAGAGGGCAAGGGAGCTCGTGGAGGAGAAGAACCCCAGCCTGACCGACGAGGAGAAGGATGAGATAGCCGAGGCCGTGGGCGTCGGGGCGGTCCGCTTCAACCTGCTCAAGTACAGCCCGGACAAGGTGATAACCTTCAGGTGGGAGGACGTCCTCAACTTCGAGGGGGAGAGCGCTCCTTACATCCAGTACGCCCACGCCCGCTGTGCCTCGATCCTGCGGAAGGCCGCGGAGCAGGGGATAGATACCTCATGGGATGTCCTGCTCGAGAGGGCCGACTTCTCGAGGCTCACGGACAGGGAGAAGGAACTCATAAAGCTCCTCGCCAAGTTCCCCGAGGTCGTGGAGAGCGCCGGAAGGGACATCAAACCCCACCTGATCCCGTGGTACGCCAACGAGCTCGCCTCGCTCTTCAACAGGTTCTACATGGATCACCCGGTGCTCAAGGCCGGGAGCGGAGTGGTCGAGGAGAGGCTGTTGCTCGTGCTCGCGGTGAAGGTAGTCCTGAGGAACGCGCTCGAACTGCTCGGCGTGGAGGCCCCGGAGAGGATGTAG
- a CDS encoding DUF354 domain-containing protein translates to MKVWIDITNAPHVHFFKGIIRELEKAGHEVLVTAREFDGLTGILDMFGIDYYVVGKHGGATLEGKLLASSERMYKLSKLIIEEKPDLALYKHSTEAPRVAFGLQIPSIGFVDNDTAVAQNKLILPYTTLLLYPTAIDAYELLRCGADPNGMRPVKGFSELAHLYGFLPNRRVLRELGLKAGGYIVMRAEPVKANYFHGPPRSVLEDVVPLLPEMPVVLFPRTEEQRKSFERFENVIMPERPVDSLSLLYYAKLMIGAGGTMNREAIALGTPTISTYPGKLLAVTKWLVENDLEFHSTDPVEVARTAERMIEMNGSYRAYIRSVVSGLENPMDVILKEIETYEELGTFRAVKLEETSKAASEAGNARGYVGLDGGRDEEEQY, encoded by the coding sequence ATGAAGGTATGGATCGACATCACGAACGCTCCTCACGTTCACTTCTTCAAGGGTATAATAAGGGAGCTCGAGAAGGCCGGCCACGAGGTTCTCGTCACGGCCCGGGAGTTCGACGGGTTGACCGGTATCCTTGACATGTTCGGAATCGACTACTACGTTGTGGGAAAGCACGGTGGTGCGACGCTCGAGGGCAAGCTTCTTGCGAGCAGTGAGAGGATGTACAAACTCTCCAAGCTCATCATCGAGGAAAAACCCGACCTGGCACTCTACAAGCACTCCACCGAGGCACCGAGGGTTGCCTTCGGCCTTCAGATACCATCAATTGGCTTCGTCGACAACGACACCGCCGTCGCCCAGAACAAGCTAATCTTGCCCTACACTACCCTCCTCCTCTATCCAACCGCCATAGACGCCTACGAACTCCTAAGATGCGGTGCCGACCCCAACGGCATGCGCCCTGTAAAGGGCTTCTCCGAGCTGGCCCACCTCTACGGCTTCCTTCCGAACAGACGTGTCCTGAGGGAACTCGGTTTGAAGGCCGGGGGGTACATAGTTATGCGCGCCGAGCCGGTGAAGGCCAACTACTTCCACGGACCCCCGAGGAGCGTCCTCGAGGACGTGGTTCCTCTCCTGCCGGAGATGCCCGTGGTGCTGTTCCCGAGAACCGAGGAGCAGAGGAAGAGCTTTGAACGCTTTGAGAACGTGATAATGCCTGAGAGACCCGTTGACAGCCTCAGCCTGCTCTACTATGCCAAACTCATGATAGGGGCGGGGGGAACAATGAACAGGGAGGCCATAGCCCTCGGAACCCCCACCATCTCAACCTACCCGGGAAAGCTTCTCGCCGTTACCAAGTGGCTCGTGGAGAACGATCTGGAGTTCCACTCAACGGATCCGGTGGAGGTCGCCAGGACGGCGGAACGCATGATCGAGATGAACGGAAGCTACCGCGCCTACATAAGGAGCGTCGTGAGCGGTCTTGAGAACCCCATGGACGTCATCCTCAAGGAGATAGAAACCTACGAGGAGCTGGGAACGTTCAGGGCGGTGAAACTGGAAGAAACATCAAAGGCGGCCTCAGAGGCCGGCAACGCGCGGGGTTACGTAGGCCTCGATGGCGGCCGCGATGAGGAGGAGCAGTACTGA
- a CDS encoding radical SAM protein, whose translation MVEVRLPNASFEDTGETIRLIWRETLYADFEKEELFRAIRRRYRVSAEITAKDGAMVIETDYPGLEKYIAIYIQNNLGALLRNRYTGRKVLYIHGGMDVPLLGYNAFGLIDRGTNLIQVRGVSGCNLSCIFCSVDEGPYSRTRKLDYVVDVDYLMRWFDEVARIKGRGLEAHIDGQGEPLIYPFRVELVQALREHPNVSVISMQSNGTLLNDRLVEELAEAGLDRVNLSLHSLDPEKAKMLMGMKSYDLEHVLDMAEALVNAGIDVLIAPVIIFGINDDEAEAFVEFARRIGAGKRWPALGFQNYIPYKFGRNPTIAKLVPFKEFYAWLRKLEEKTGMRPLVLKPKHFGMEKREFIPLAFRPGEVVKAEVVLPGRIKGEMLARARDRLIEVVNTDAAVGDRIRVRIVRTRHGIYIGTEV comes from the coding sequence ATGGTAGAAGTCAGGCTCCCCAACGCCAGCTTTGAGGACACCGGTGAGACCATCAGGTTGATCTGGCGAGAGACCCTCTACGCGGACTTTGAGAAGGAAGAGCTCTTCAGGGCCATCAGGCGGAGATACCGGGTATCAGCTGAGATAACGGCGAAGGACGGCGCCATGGTGATCGAGACGGATTACCCCGGTCTCGAGAAGTACATCGCCATCTACATCCAGAACAACCTCGGGGCACTCCTCAGGAACCGTTACACCGGAAGGAAGGTCCTTTACATCCACGGGGGCATGGACGTCCCCCTCCTCGGCTACAACGCCTTCGGGCTGATAGACAGGGGAACGAACCTGATTCAGGTCAGGGGAGTGAGCGGCTGCAACCTCAGCTGCATCTTCTGCTCCGTTGACGAGGGGCCGTACTCGAGGACGAGAAAGCTCGACTACGTCGTTGACGTCGATTACCTGATGAGGTGGTTCGACGAGGTCGCGCGAATAAAGGGCAGGGGGCTCGAGGCCCACATAGACGGCCAGGGGGAGCCTTTAATCTACCCCTTCAGGGTGGAGCTGGTGCAAGCCCTCCGCGAGCACCCCAACGTCTCGGTTATCTCGATGCAGAGCAACGGAACCCTGCTCAACGACAGGCTCGTTGAAGAGCTGGCCGAGGCCGGGCTGGACCGGGTGAACCTCTCCCTCCACTCCCTCGACCCGGAGAAGGCGAAGATGCTGATGGGTATGAAGAGCTACGACCTCGAGCACGTCCTCGACATGGCGGAGGCCCTGGTCAACGCCGGGATAGACGTTCTCATAGCACCGGTCATAATCTTTGGGATAAACGACGACGAGGCCGAGGCCTTCGTCGAGTTCGCGAGGAGGATAGGGGCGGGAAAGCGCTGGCCGGCCCTCGGCTTCCAGAACTACATCCCTTACAAGTTCGGGAGGAACCCGACCATAGCAAAACTGGTTCCCTTCAAGGAGTTCTACGCCTGGCTCAGAAAGCTCGAGGAGAAAACCGGGATGAGACCCCTCGTTCTGAAGCCGAAGCACTTCGGGATGGAGAAGCGCGAGTTCATCCCCCTGGCGTTTCGTCCGGGTGAGGTGGTCAAGGCTGAGGTGGTTTTGCCGGGCAGGATCAAGGGCGAGATGCTCGCCAGGGCGAGGGACCGCCTTATAGAGGTCGTCAACACGGACGCGGCGGTTGGGGACAGGATAAGGGTGAGGATAGTGAGGACGAGGCACGGCATTTACATCGGAACCGAGGTCTGA
- a CDS encoding HEAT repeat domain-containing protein has product MGFLSFGSKKGKIKKLIEEERFDEIVPMVVKDKKALNALIELLDDPAPGIRGDVLLLLGNVVEQRSDVIESRVGTIFPKAIELTKDRNPYVRENAMVLSYELARRFPGAMRGLNDSIVNTVMEELRDGDKNTKGFILMLLGELGSSEARKYLGDLIEGVRGYVEELVDVEDKVILPFEGKKWVSLGEIAKETLEKLS; this is encoded by the coding sequence ATGGGCTTCCTTTCATTCGGCTCGAAGAAGGGCAAGATCAAAAAGCTCATAGAGGAAGAGCGCTTCGACGAGATCGTACCGATGGTTGTAAAGGACAAGAAGGCCCTGAACGCACTCATAGAACTCCTGGACGACCCGGCCCCGGGTATACGGGGGGACGTGCTTCTACTGCTGGGGAACGTGGTCGAGCAGAGAAGCGACGTTATCGAATCCCGGGTGGGGACGATATTCCCGAAGGCCATCGAGCTGACAAAGGATAGGAACCCCTACGTGAGGGAAAACGCGATGGTACTGTCCTACGAACTGGCCCGCAGGTTCCCGGGGGCCATGAGGGGTCTGAACGATTCCATAGTCAACACCGTAATGGAGGAACTCCGGGACGGTGACAAGAACACGAAGGGGTTTATCCTGATGCTCCTCGGCGAGCTGGGGTCGAGTGAGGCCAGGAAGTACCTGGGGGATCTCATCGAGGGAGTAAGGGGATACGTTGAGGAACTCGTGGACGTCGAGGACAAGGTCATACTGCCCTTCGAGGGTAAGAAGTGGGTCTCGCTTGGGGAGATAGCCAAAGAAACCCTCGAAAAGCTCTCTTGA
- a CDS encoding stage II sporulation protein M, whose product MSRPNVEMPWRTFGYLLLLFLAALLAGYLFATGNPDAATEGVRKLAGRMGPLSNSSFRNFIRIFTNNSLVALFMFLSGLFFGLGPWVIMAFNGFMVGLVVEAVQKSGRLSTHQIILGLLPHGVIEIPAIALAGVSGIVWYRELIRGEGETGERFKRGAKEGAKILAVSVLLLLIAAAIEAYVTPRVAGL is encoded by the coding sequence ATGTCCCGGCCCAACGTGGAAATGCCGTGGAGAACCTTCGGTTACCTGCTTCTCCTGTTCCTCGCGGCTTTATTAGCCGGGTATCTCTTCGCCACCGGGAACCCCGATGCGGCCACGGAGGGCGTTAGAAAACTGGCCGGGCGGATGGGGCCCCTCTCGAACTCCAGCTTCCGGAACTTCATCAGGATATTCACGAACAACTCCCTGGTGGCCCTCTTCATGTTCCTCTCGGGCCTCTTCTTCGGCCTGGGACCGTGGGTGATAATGGCGTTCAACGGTTTCATGGTCGGTCTCGTCGTGGAGGCCGTTCAGAAAAGCGGCAGGCTCTCAACCCATCAGATAATCCTCGGCCTCCTGCCCCACGGGGTCATCGAAATACCGGCGATAGCCCTCGCAGGGGTCTCGGGCATCGTCTGGTACCGGGAGCTGATAAGGGGCGAAGGAGAAACAGGGGAGAGGTTCAAAAGGGGAGCGAAGGAGGGTGCGAAGATACTCGCGGTTTCAGTACTGCTCCTCCTCATCGCGGCCGCCATCGAGGCCTACGTAACCCCGCGCGTTGCCGGCCTCTGA
- the prf1 gene encoding peptide chain release factor aRF-1: MSHKSAEMYELKKKVEELKGYRGRATELVSLYIPDGYDINKVMQQLREEYGTAQNIKSKSTRKNVLGALERAMQHLKLYRTTPKNGLALFVGNVSEQEGVSDIRLWAIVPPEPLKVRLYRCDQTFVTEPLEEMLRIKDAYGLITVEKNEATIGLLRGKRIEVVEELTSNVPGKTRAGGQSARRYERIREQETHEFMKRIGEHANEVFLPLLEKGELRGIIIGGPGPTKEEFVEGEYLHHELRKKIIGVVDISYHGEYGLKELVEKASDILKDHEAIKERHLIQKFFKHLVKDTGMITYGEREVRKALELGAVDTLLISEGYDRVRVKAVCNNCGWSEEKTMSEEEFHVYRKRLTHCPKCGSQNIGFEKWDVAEELIKMAEESGADVEVISLDTDEGQQFYKAFGGIGAFLRYRIQ; encoded by the coding sequence ATGTCTCACAAGTCAGCCGAGATGTACGAGCTCAAGAAGAAGGTGGAGGAACTGAAGGGTTATCGAGGTCGGGCGACCGAGCTCGTGAGCCTTTACATCCCCGACGGTTACGACATAAACAAGGTCATGCAGCAGCTCCGAGAGGAGTACGGGACGGCCCAGAACATAAAGTCCAAGTCCACCCGAAAGAACGTTCTCGGGGCCCTTGAGAGGGCGATGCAGCACCTAAAGCTCTATCGAACGACACCGAAGAACGGCCTCGCGCTCTTCGTCGGCAACGTCAGCGAGCAGGAGGGGGTGAGCGACATAAGGCTCTGGGCAATAGTTCCCCCCGAGCCCCTCAAGGTTCGCCTCTATCGATGCGACCAGACGTTCGTGACCGAGCCCCTCGAGGAGATGCTTCGGATCAAGGACGCTTACGGCCTGATAACCGTCGAGAAAAACGAGGCCACGATAGGACTCCTTCGCGGCAAGCGCATCGAGGTGGTAGAAGAACTGACCTCCAACGTCCCGGGTAAGACCCGAGCCGGTGGTCAGTCGGCGAGGCGTTACGAGCGAATTCGCGAGCAGGAAACCCACGAGTTCATGAAGCGCATAGGCGAGCACGCCAACGAGGTCTTCCTCCCGCTCCTCGAGAAGGGTGAGCTGAGGGGCATAATCATTGGGGGGCCCGGGCCGACCAAGGAGGAGTTCGTCGAGGGCGAGTACCTCCACCACGAGCTCAGGAAGAAGATAATCGGTGTCGTGGACATAAGCTACCACGGTGAGTACGGCCTCAAGGAGCTCGTGGAGAAGGCCAGCGACATACTCAAGGACCACGAGGCCATCAAGGAGCGACACCTCATCCAGAAGTTCTTCAAGCACCTCGTGAAGGACACGGGAATGATAACCTACGGCGAGAGGGAGGTCAGGAAGGCCCTTGAGCTCGGCGCGGTGGATACGCTCCTCATAAGCGAGGGCTACGACAGGGTTCGCGTTAAGGCGGTGTGCAACAACTGCGGCTGGAGTGAGGAGAAGACGATGAGCGAGGAGGAGTTCCACGTGTACAGGAAGAGGCTCACCCACTGCCCCAAGTGCGGGAGCCAGAACATCGGCTTCGAGAAGTGGGACGTCGCCGAGGAACTCATAAAGATGGCCGAGGAGAGCGGTGCCGACGTCGAGGTGATCTCGCTCGACACGGATGAAGGCCAGCAGTTCTACAAAGCCTTCGGTGGCATCGGGGCGTTTCTTAGGTACAGGATTCAGTGA
- a CDS encoding UDP-N-acetyl-D-mannosamine dehydrogenase yields MLEKIENRTAEIAVVGLGYIGLPTAITFANAGFRVTGYEIRKEVVERINSRKAHIVEPEIDELLKKAVESGNLRATSDPDDIRGKDAYIICVQTPLNEDKTPNLGYLEDAVRTVARAMKRGSLIVIESTVPPLTTIKMAKLIEEITGLKPGEDFYMVHAPERVMPGRIFEELVYNSRIFGGITPESAELAERLYRSFVKGRTFKTSSTVSEVVKLMENTFRDVNIALANEFAYLAHQYGIDVFEAIELANTHPRVRIHTPGIGVGGHCLPKDPHLLVWPARDDFGLIRLAREINDGMPLLAKDLLFDALKTVNLPPEKAVVAVLGLAYKGDSDDTRNSPALTFVDEIRDEVAEVRTHDPLVGGTHENLEDALRGADAAVIATDHTAFKSLDWEKLGSLMRTKILVDGRHVVENPPVGFVFKGVGRGGY; encoded by the coding sequence ATGCTGGAGAAGATAGAGAACAGAACAGCGGAGATAGCCGTAGTCGGTCTGGGTTACATCGGCCTTCCAACGGCCATAACCTTCGCCAACGCCGGTTTCCGTGTCACGGGTTACGAAATACGGAAGGAAGTCGTGGAGAGGATAAACTCGAGAAAGGCCCACATCGTCGAGCCCGAGATAGACGAGCTCCTCAAGAAGGCGGTCGAGAGCGGAAACCTCCGCGCCACCTCCGATCCCGATGATATCAGGGGTAAGGACGCCTACATAATATGCGTCCAGACGCCCCTAAACGAAGATAAGACCCCAAACCTCGGTTACCTCGAGGACGCGGTGAGAACCGTCGCAAGGGCCATGAAGAGGGGCTCCCTGATCGTAATCGAGAGCACGGTCCCCCCTTTGACCACCATCAAGATGGCAAAGCTCATCGAGGAGATAACCGGTCTCAAACCCGGGGAGGACTTCTACATGGTCCACGCCCCGGAGAGGGTGATGCCTGGGAGGATTTTCGAGGAGCTCGTCTATAACTCGCGCATCTTCGGTGGGATAACCCCTGAGAGCGCGGAGCTCGCCGAGAGGCTCTACCGCTCCTTCGTGAAGGGGCGGACCTTCAAAACGAGCTCAACGGTTAGCGAGGTCGTCAAGCTCATGGAGAACACCTTCAGGGACGTCAACATAGCCCTGGCCAACGAGTTCGCCTACCTCGCCCACCAGTACGGCATAGACGTCTTCGAGGCCATCGAGCTCGCCAACACCCACCCCAGGGTCAGGATCCACACGCCCGGGATCGGCGTCGGGGGCCACTGCCTGCCGAAGGACCCCCACCTCCTCGTCTGGCCCGCGAGGGATGACTTTGGCCTGATAAGGCTCGCGAGGGAGATAAACGACGGCATGCCACTGCTCGCGAAGGATCTCCTGTTCGATGCCCTTAAGACGGTCAACCTTCCTCCCGAAAAGGCGGTGGTCGCGGTCCTCGGACTGGCGTACAAGGGGGACAGCGACGACACGAGGAACTCCCCGGCTCTGACCTTCGTGGATGAGATCAGGGACGAGGTTGCGGAGGTCAGGACCCACGACCCCCTCGTCGGTGGAACCCATGAAAACCTTGAGGACGCGCTGAGGGGGGCGGACGCGGCCGTCATCGCCACAGACCACACCGCCTTCAAATCCCTCGACTGGGAAAAGCTCGGAAGCCTGATGAGAACGAAGATCCTCGTCGACGGAAGGCACGTCGTTGAAAATCCGCCCGTGGGCTTCGTATTCAAAGGCGTAGGGAGGGGCGGGTATTGA
- the wecB gene encoding non-hydrolyzing UDP-N-acetylglucosamine 2-epimerase codes for MRPAFVFGTRPEIIKLAPVVRAFEERGVEPLLIHTGQHYDYEMSRVFLEELELDGIDYHLEVGSGTQAEQTGKAMVKIERVLMDERPDVVLVQGDTNTVLAGALASVKLRIPVAHVEAGLRSFDRTMPEEINRVLADHASEVLFPPTEDARRNLEREGITENVYVVGNTIVDAVLQNSEIAERKSDVLERFGLKPKGYVLITAHRAENTERGSLERLVRILEDLPMKAIYPMHPRTRRRLEEFGLWGRVGSIENLIVTKPLGYLDFLRLERNAFAVMTDSGGVQEESIILNVPCLTLRYNTERPETVKAGGNVLVGLERERAVRYLRRLMEDGEFYRRMAEAPNPFGDGKAGERIAEILLRLHERGELRVKGSRFI; via the coding sequence TTGAGGCCGGCCTTCGTCTTCGGAACGAGGCCCGAGATAATCAAGCTCGCCCCGGTTGTGCGGGCCTTCGAGGAGAGGGGCGTGGAGCCCCTTTTGATCCACACGGGCCAGCACTACGACTACGAGATGAGCAGGGTCTTCCTCGAGGAGCTCGAGTTGGACGGCATCGATTACCACTTGGAAGTCGGTTCCGGTACTCAGGCGGAGCAGACCGGAAAGGCCATGGTGAAGATAGAGAGGGTCTTGATGGACGAAAGGCCGGACGTCGTGCTCGTCCAGGGCGACACCAACACGGTCCTGGCCGGTGCCCTTGCGAGCGTCAAGCTCAGGATACCCGTCGCCCACGTTGAGGCAGGTCTCAGGAGCTTCGACAGGACGATGCCGGAGGAGATAAACAGGGTTCTGGCTGACCACGCGAGCGAGGTTCTCTTCCCGCCGACCGAGGATGCAAGGAGGAACCTCGAGCGTGAGGGGATAACCGAGAACGTTTACGTCGTGGGCAACACCATCGTTGATGCGGTCCTCCAGAACTCGGAGATAGCTGAGAGGAAGAGCGACGTCCTCGAGAGGTTCGGCCTCAAACCTAAGGGTTACGTCCTCATAACCGCCCACAGGGCCGAGAACACCGAGAGGGGAAGCCTGGAGAGACTCGTCCGGATACTCGAAGACCTCCCGATGAAGGCCATCTATCCCATGCACCCGCGCACGAGGAGGAGGCTGGAGGAGTTCGGCCTCTGGGGGAGGGTTGGCTCCATCGAGAACCTGATCGTGACCAAACCCCTCGGCTACCTCGATTTCCTGAGGCTGGAGCGGAACGCCTTCGCCGTGATGACGGACTCCGGTGGGGTGCAGGAGGAGAGCATAATCCTCAACGTGCCGTGCCTCACGCTCCGCTACAACACGGAGAGGCCGGAGACGGTTAAGGCGGGGGGCAACGTCCTCGTCGGCCTCGAGAGGGAACGGGCGGTGAGGTACCTCCGCAGGCTCATGGAGGACGGGGAGTTCTACAGAAGGATGGCGGAGGCCCCGAATCCCTTCGGCGACGGAAAGGCAGGTGAGAGGATAGCGGAGATACTGCTAAGGCTCCACGAAAGAGGAGAGCTGAGGGTTAAGGGCTCAAGGTTCATCTGA
- a CDS encoding pro-sigmaK processing inhibitor BofA family protein — protein MIGALLFLILLVVAVYLIIKLTVAILKYLITNAVVGLILLWILNTIGVTHVRYTPLNILIVAVGGVLGVLLLVILSWL, from the coding sequence ATGATTGGGGCGTTGCTGTTTCTAATCCTGCTGGTGGTGGCCGTTTACCTGATCATCAAACTAACGGTGGCGATCCTGAAGTACCTGATAACCAACGCGGTCGTGGGTCTAATACTCCTCTGGATACTCAACACCATTGGGGTAACGCACGTCCGGTACACCCCCCTCAACATCCTCATCGTGGCCGTGGGCGGCGTCCTTGGGGTTCTTCTGCTGGTTATCCTCTCGTGGCTGTAG
- a CDS encoding lipoate protein ligase C-terminal domain-containing protein produces the protein MRHHVGEHKAKKGLIRIEFDERDGKAERVRITGDFFMHPEEAVQELERKLEGHRLEELEQLIDEFFAVRMDLETPYVNVEDFKIALKNALKE, from the coding sequence ATGAGACACCACGTTGGGGAGCACAAGGCTAAGAAGGGACTGATAAGGATAGAGTTCGACGAGAGGGACGGGAAGGCTGAGAGAGTCAGGATCACCGGGGATTTCTTCATGCATCCGGAGGAGGCTGTTCAGGAGCTCGAAAGGAAGCTTGAAGGGCACAGGCTGGAGGAACTGGAGCAACTTATAGACGAGTTCTTCGCGGTTAGGATGGACTTGGAGACCCCCTACGTTAACGTCGAGGACTTCAAGATAGCCCTTAAAAACGCCCTGAAGGAGTGA